In Nocardia yunnanensis, one DNA window encodes the following:
- a CDS encoding flavin-containing monooxygenase: MHPEQGSPFDVIIIGAGFAGLYGVHQAAKAGLSVLGLEAGADVGGTWFWNRYPGARCDVESVDYSYSFDEELQQSWTWTERFAAQPEILAYINHVAERFDLKRHYRFGQRVVAAHFDDDAAHWTLRTDTGAEFRSQFVVFATGCLSAPVKPNLPGIESFAGEEYFTAQWPAQGVSFEGKRVGVIGTGSSGIQVSPIIARAARSLTVFQRSANFSVPVPNRPWTEAEQAQIRATYRERREKSYYAGAATPHASLTTKALELSPQERVSAMEDRWNGGGVLFNKVFPDQNSDLAANELVREFAVAKIRAKIDDQSVADDLIPNDHPIGTKRICTDSGYYEMYNRDNVSLVNLRREPIEEVTATGIRTADRFIELDTLVYATGFDAMTGALLRIDLHGARDARLSDTWADGPITYLGFGIPGFPNMFSINSVGTPSVMANMVLHSEQQLDWVLALVQHCRANGIRKAEARADAAVKWTDHLLEVAEGTLFVRANSWYMGANIEGKKRIFMPYIGGFGNYRRYCDEERDNGYPNFELSR; encoded by the coding sequence ATGCATCCCGAGCAGGGCAGCCCATTCGATGTGATCATCATCGGTGCCGGATTCGCCGGACTCTACGGCGTCCATCAGGCGGCCAAGGCCGGTTTGTCCGTGCTGGGCCTGGAGGCGGGTGCGGACGTCGGCGGCACCTGGTTCTGGAACCGGTATCCGGGTGCGCGCTGTGATGTGGAGAGCGTCGACTACTCCTATTCCTTCGACGAGGAGCTCCAGCAGAGCTGGACCTGGACCGAGCGTTTCGCCGCGCAACCGGAGATCCTGGCCTACATCAACCATGTGGCCGAACGCTTCGACCTCAAGCGCCACTACCGATTCGGCCAGCGCGTGGTCGCCGCGCACTTCGACGACGATGCCGCCCACTGGACTCTGCGCACCGACACCGGCGCCGAATTCCGTTCGCAATTCGTGGTTTTCGCCACCGGCTGCCTGTCCGCGCCGGTGAAGCCGAACCTGCCCGGCATCGAATCCTTCGCGGGCGAGGAGTATTTCACCGCCCAGTGGCCGGCCCAGGGCGTCTCCTTCGAGGGCAAGCGGGTCGGCGTCATCGGCACGGGCTCCTCGGGCATCCAGGTCTCACCGATCATCGCGCGCGCCGCCCGGTCGCTCACCGTCTTCCAGCGTTCGGCCAACTTCAGTGTGCCGGTACCCAATCGACCGTGGACCGAGGCGGAGCAGGCGCAGATTCGTGCCACCTACCGGGAGCGGCGTGAGAAGTCCTACTACGCCGGGGCCGCCACCCCGCACGCCTCGCTCACCACCAAGGCGCTCGAGCTGTCACCGCAGGAGCGCGTGAGCGCCATGGAGGACCGCTGGAACGGCGGCGGCGTGCTGTTCAACAAGGTGTTCCCGGACCAGAACAGCGATCTGGCCGCCAACGAGCTGGTGCGCGAGTTCGCCGTCGCCAAGATTCGCGCCAAGATCGACGATCAGTCGGTGGCCGACGACCTCATCCCCAACGACCACCCCATCGGCACCAAGCGCATCTGCACCGACTCCGGCTACTACGAGATGTACAACCGGGACAATGTGTCGCTGGTGAATCTGCGCCGCGAGCCCATCGAGGAGGTCACCGCCACCGGCATTCGCACCGCGGACCGGTTCATCGAACTCGACACCCTGGTCTACGCAACGGGTTTCGACGCCATGACCGGCGCGCTGCTGCGCATCGACCTGCACGGCGCCCGCGACGCGCGACTGAGCGACACCTGGGCCGACGGCCCGATCACCTACCTGGGCTTCGGGATTCCGGGGTTCCCGAACATGTTCAGCATCAACAGCGTCGGCACCCCGTCGGTGATGGCGAACATGGTGCTGCATTCCGAACAGCAGCTGGACTGGGTGCTGGCGCTGGTACAGCACTGCCGCGCCAACGGGATTCGCAAGGCCGAGGCCCGCGCGGACGCGGCGGTGAAGTGGACCGATCACCTGCTCGAGGTCGCCGAGGGCACGCTGTTCGTGCGAGCCAATTCCTGGTACATGGGCGCGAACATCGAGGGCAAGAAGCGCATCTTCATGCCCTACATCGGCGGTTTCGGCAATTACCGGCGCTACTGCGACGAGGAGCGCGACAACGGCTACCCGAACTTCGAACTGAGCCGGTAG
- a CDS encoding alpha/beta hydrolase, translated as MRSPKIWGGTVLALAATVLLPIAAGTATADPGAKLNYAGTSADGSRIAASTATDARNLTLQVYSAAMDKNIQVDVQRAADTSQPTPVLYLLNGAGGGTDSATWQKQTDVLNFLADKNVNVVQPVGGGFSYYTDWRAPDPALGVNKWKTFLTEELPPLIDKALNTNGRNAIAGLSMAGTSVLQLPIAAPGLYRSVAAYSGCAQISDPIGYNFVNTVVAAGGGDSKNMYGPQGDPMWAANDPYVHADQLRGLNLFISSGSGLPGQWDTLDGPHTLPGTGGWLNQMTVGGGLEAATNYCTHNLKTKLDGLGIPATYDFTPTGTHSWGYWQDALKQSWPVLAAGLGLPA; from the coding sequence GTGCGTTCACCGAAGATCTGGGGCGGCACGGTCCTGGCCTTGGCGGCAACCGTTCTGCTACCGATCGCCGCGGGCACCGCCACGGCCGACCCCGGTGCGAAGTTGAACTACGCGGGAACCTCCGCAGACGGCTCCAGGATCGCCGCGAGCACGGCCACCGACGCGCGCAACCTGACCCTGCAGGTCTATTCGGCCGCCATGGACAAGAACATTCAGGTCGATGTGCAGCGCGCCGCCGACACCTCGCAGCCCACCCCGGTGCTGTATCTGCTCAACGGCGCGGGCGGCGGCACCGACTCCGCGACCTGGCAGAAGCAGACCGATGTGCTGAACTTCCTGGCGGACAAGAACGTCAATGTGGTGCAGCCGGTCGGCGGGGGATTCAGCTACTACACCGATTGGCGCGCACCGGATCCCGCGCTGGGCGTGAACAAGTGGAAGACCTTCCTCACCGAGGAGCTGCCGCCGCTGATCGACAAGGCGCTGAACACCAACGGGCGCAACGCCATCGCCGGACTGTCCATGGCCGGCACCTCGGTGCTGCAGCTGCCCATCGCCGCGCCCGGCCTCTACCGGTCGGTGGCCGCCTACAGCGGATGCGCGCAGATCAGCGATCCGATCGGCTACAACTTCGTCAATACCGTGGTCGCCGCGGGCGGCGGCGACAGCAAGAACATGTACGGTCCGCAGGGCGATCCGATGTGGGCCGCCAACGATCCGTACGTGCACGCCGACCAGCTGCGCGGCCTGAATCTGTTCATCTCCAGCGGTTCCGGACTGCCGGGACAGTGGGACACTCTCGACGGCCCGCACACGCTGCCCGGCACCGGGGGTTGGCTCAACCAGATGACCGTCGGCGGCGGGCTGGAAGCGGCCACCAACTACTGCACCCACAACCTCAAGACCAAGCTCGACGGTCTGGGTATTCCGGCCACCTACGACTTCACGCCCACCGGCACCCACTCGTGGGGCTACTGGCAGGACGCGTTGAAGCAGTCGTGGCCGGTCCTGGCCGCCGGTCTGGGCTTGCCCGCCTGA
- a CDS encoding serine hydrolase domain-containing protein: protein MNDITIENDSALTEFVAATAAEHDMPGMAVGIWADGRVIFANTGVTSTENPVPVTEHTLFAIGSTSKTFTTTALLRLVADGRVDLDAPVRTYVPELTLLDERHAAAITVRQLLNHTAGLEWNIINNTGEGDDGLAAFVASLAELPLIAAPGERPSYSQAGFNLLGRVIENVTGVPFEQVVAETVLAPVGLRESFYSRDEVMTRRFAAGHERQADGQLAVARAWKGTRANNPGGGLGSTVSDLLRWGRFHLGDGHGEHGDTVLPAELLDRMKQPTARLRASAMADAFGLCWMLRDVDGVRVVGHDGSGFGQFANFQLVPERNFAVVVLSNASPDGIPANQAVVRWALRHYLGVVDADPEPVAFDAGRAPELFGVYDIDAMTMTCYAEGEQLLLECKVKPEIRAAAPEAEIPQDHPPFPFGLLPGDGDEYVITAGSFQGQRGFFSRDERGEITGIDLAGRLFTRIA, encoded by the coding sequence ATGAACGACATCACGATCGAAAACGACAGCGCGCTCACCGAATTCGTCGCCGCCACCGCCGCCGAGCACGACATGCCCGGCATGGCCGTCGGCATCTGGGCCGACGGGCGTGTGATCTTCGCCAATACCGGAGTCACCAGCACCGAGAACCCGGTTCCCGTGACCGAGCACACCCTGTTCGCGATCGGCTCCACCAGCAAGACCTTCACCACCACCGCACTGCTGCGCCTGGTCGCCGACGGCAGGGTCGATCTCGACGCCCCGGTCCGCACCTACGTGCCCGAGCTGACCCTGCTCGACGAGCGGCACGCCGCCGCCATCACGGTGCGGCAGCTGCTCAACCACACCGCCGGGCTCGAATGGAACATCATCAACAACACCGGCGAGGGCGACGACGGCCTGGCCGCCTTCGTCGCGTCACTCGCGGAGTTGCCGCTGATCGCCGCGCCGGGCGAGCGACCCTCCTACAGCCAGGCCGGGTTCAATCTGCTCGGCCGCGTCATCGAGAACGTGACCGGCGTGCCGTTCGAGCAGGTGGTGGCCGAGACGGTGCTGGCGCCGGTCGGGCTGCGGGAGAGCTTCTACTCCCGCGACGAGGTGATGACCCGCCGCTTCGCCGCCGGGCACGAGCGGCAGGCGGACGGGCAGCTCGCGGTGGCGCGGGCCTGGAAGGGCACGCGAGCCAACAATCCCGGCGGCGGGCTCGGCTCGACGGTCTCGGACCTGTTGCGCTGGGGCCGATTTCACCTCGGCGACGGTCACGGCGAGCACGGCGATACCGTGCTGCCGGCCGAGCTGCTAGACCGCATGAAGCAGCCGACCGCGCGGTTGCGGGCGAGCGCCATGGCCGACGCCTTCGGCCTGTGCTGGATGCTGCGCGACGTGGACGGTGTCCGCGTGGTCGGCCACGACGGTTCGGGTTTCGGCCAGTTCGCCAATTTCCAGCTGGTCCCGGAGCGAAATTTCGCGGTGGTGGTGCTGTCCAATGCCAGCCCGGACGGCATTCCCGCCAATCAGGCCGTCGTCCGCTGGGCGTTGCGGCACTACCTGGGCGTCGTCGACGCCGATCCCGAGCCCGTCGCGTTCGACGCCGGCCGGGCGCCGGAACTGTTCGGCGTCTACGACATCGACGCCATGACCATGACCTGCTATGCGGAGGGCGAGCAGCTGTTGCTGGAATGCAAGGTGAAGCCGGAGATCCGCGCCGCCGCGCCCGAGGCCGAGATTCCCCAGGATCACCCGCCGTTCCCGTTCGGGCTGCTGCCCGGCGACGGCGACGAGTACGTGATCACCGCGGGATCGTTTCAGGGGCAGCGTGGCTTCTTCAGCCGCGACGAGCGGGGCGAGATCACGGGGATCGATCTGGCCGGCCGCCTGTTCACCCGGATCGCCTGA